Within the Methanoculleus sp. SDB genome, the region CTCCCGCAAGGGCAAGCATCGTCCGTGCTACGTAAATGCTTCCTACCGGAGTGTAGTGCACCCGGCATCCGGTCTCTTTCGCCACCGTTTCGCAGAGCCGGGATGTTGATACGGTGGTGACGACGGTGCCGGGGTGTTTCCGGCACGCATACCGTTGCATGAGGGCAAACTCGCGGTTTTCCTCAAGGTAATCTCCCTGCTCGTCCACGAAGACCGCTCGATCGGCATCGCCGTCGTGGGCGACACCGAACGCCGCCCGGGTCTCCCGCACCAGTTCTGCGAGGGGTGCAAGCCCTGCGGGGGAGGGTTCGGGGAGCCGGCCGGGAAAAGTGCCGTCTTCCGTCGTGTTGATGGTGTGGACCCTGCACCCCAGGCGGGCGAGGATTGCGGGTGTTGTACGGGACGCGGGCCCGGAACCTGCGTCAACCACGACCGTCATTCCGCGGCCGATACCTTCCGGAAACGCCCCCGCGACCGCTTCGATATACCGTTCCGCCAGATGGGGGGCGAATATCTCGGTACCGACAAGATCCCAGCTTTTCACGGTGAAATTCCCGGAAAAAATCCGTTTTTCGAGGGCAATCGTCTCTCCGTCGTCCATCTCGGTTCCGTCCGCCTCTATCACCTTGACACCGTTGTATTCGGGAGGATTGTGTGATGCGGTAATCATCGCTCCGGCATCGAATCCTTCCCGCACGAGGTACTGGAGAGCAGGTGTCGGGACGATGCCGACGTCGCAGACACGAGACCCACAGGCCATGATGCCTGCCTTGATCGCACCCGACAGTGCCGGCCCCGATGTTCGCGTGTCGCGGCCGACCGCAATCGTTCCCGGCCTCATGGATGCGAGTGCCATTCCAATATGCATGGCCAGTTCCGGGGTCATGCCGGTTCCGATGATCCCCCGTACCCCGTTCGTTCCGAAGAGCCGTTTTTGCTGTTTCATTGGATTTCCTGCCTGATTCATTCCTCTTCACCGGTTCCGCCGTCTTTCCGGTCCGCAGCTCCCTCAAGTATCCGGGAGAGTTCGGAGAATGCCGCGGCACGGGTGCGCCCGAGCACGGCAATGCATGTCTCCCCCGCAATTCCACCCCCTTTCGCTGAGAGGTGGATGTTCTGGATGCCGTCGCGGGATCCGGGTTCCTCCCGGATCTGCGGGAAACTTCCGGCTCCTTCCCCCTCCGTTACCCCGCGATACAGCAGGAGAGCACCCGTACCGGCTGCGTCCTGCACCCGACCGAGCTCGCGGAGGAGTGTTTCGGCGGTTTCGTACTCGGGGAACAGATCGAGGGATGCAAGCACCTCGTCCACGTCCGGATTCCGGAGCACACAGGTATCGTCCTCGAAATCACCGAAGATGATCTTCGGAAATGGTTCGGTCTTGAATCCCTCGATCACTGCGTATCTGATCCCGGCCCGCGCGAGCATGCCAAGTGCCCCCGAGATGCCCTGTTTTCGTATCGCAGCCAGTGCTTTTTCTTCGTCGATTCCGACAACAATGTCGGCACCGTGGGCATAAAAGAGGGTTGTGTCCTTCCCTTCCGGCAGCTGCTGACGGTGGTGGCCGATATGCTTGACGACACCCACCGTTCCGCGTTTTCCGAGAACGCCAATGAGGGAGGTGATGAACCGTGTCTTGCCGCTGCCCGAGTACCCGGCGACATGAATAATCTTCACGGGCTTTCCTCCTCCGGTTCGTCCTCGTCCGGCCCACAGGGTTTCTGGCTGCGGATCATCGACGCGGCCTCGGCGACGCTGCGCATGACTTCGGCGATCCGGTCCTCGATATCGAGTTCGTCGTCGATATCGATGGTTGTTCCTTCGACCTCGAGGAGAAACCGTGCAACCTCGCTCGATTCGAAGAGGATGTCGTCGAGTTCTTCTGCGGTGAAAAACCCGCAGAGGGCTCCGTAAAAAAATGTTGCTCCGGCTTTTCTCACCTTCCGCTTGAAGGAGTTCCGTGCCTGGTTGACGGCCTGCGGGGTGTAGGTATCGGTCATGAAGGGCACGAGGTCGGGGAGATTCTGGCCGATAAAGGTCATCTCCGCACCGCTCCGTGTCGAGAAATCGGCACAGAGCCGTGCGATTGCCCACTCCCGTGCGGTGACATAGGTATGTTTTCTCAGGAACCCGTTGACGCGGTGGTAGGTGGCGCCGTCGACTTTCTTGAATTTGCGGTATTTGCCGATCCGTTCGCGCTGTTCGGGTGTGAGGGCCGGAAGGGGTTCGGCTTCGTTTTCCTTCTCACCGGCAGGGGAGCAGTCCTGTTCCTCCGCACATTCGCTACTCTCCTTTATTCCACTCCCGGCCGGCATGCCCAGCATCGGCACATCCTGCTCCGGTGCTGCTGCAGGCGGAGGAGTGCCGCCTGCGTCTGCCTGTTCCACTCTGCCCGGTTCCTCCATTGACTATACCTCTGTGTGGTTCGCTATTCAACGTTACTGGTTTTCAGGCATACCGGGAACTGCCATGTACCGGCACGGGGAAGCGCGGCTTAGATATACCATCATAGGGTTTATACGTGTATTCGCTTTTTTTCGTCTCGCTGACTCATCGGGGCGTTTCTCCTGATTTTGTCGCTGAAGCGGGCTGGATACTGCCTGCAGCAACTGCCTCTCACGCGCCGCCCCGGTGGCCGGGACCGCCCCCCCTCCGTATCACGGGTTCGGTGAATAATGCCCGCGTGTCCTCCGGGTCGTTCCGGTGCGGGGATCCCTTTTCCGGCCATATGCGGAAATGCCCGTGGAACGGCACAGTCCGTCTCCCTACCGTATCCGGGATTCGTGGATGATCCGGGGTCTGCCGGGTCGCCCCTGATGGGCGACTATCTCCGGCCATCCACGGGAATCCCGGTTGCCAGCCGTACCGGCCCGGCGGAGCAGAGAAAAATATCGCGGTCCGAGCCCTGCCTGCGTATCGCATCATATGGTATATGGCGGCCGATGTACCGGCGCTTCCGTAATTCGATTTGCGATTATTTGGAGCCAGCATCCGGATATTGGTGGCCTGTGGCCGTTTTTATGGCACTCCCGGCATCATTACTGCCTTCCGCACCTCCGTCGGCCCCAATGGGATCGGAGATAATCTTTTGCCGGGATTACTCCTGTTCCCCGGGAATCGCAGCCCCTCCTTGTCGGAGAAGGATTCGCTTTCCGCCTGTCTGACAGCACAACAGTCGGCTTCATCATTTTCGTGTCACTGCCGGAATCATGGATAATAGAACGGTTTTAAGCCTGTTTTTCTGTCACTTATGATGAATGGTATAGGCGGGACGACGATCCGGCCTTACACGGCTTATGAAAAATACATTCAGTTAATATGTTCCGATGACTCATTCCTGCCCAGAAAGAGCTTTTTTGAATGGCGGTTTTCGCGGTGTCGTTTACTTTCCCGCCGCACGGTCTGTGCATTAAATACCGGCGGGGCGACTTTCTGACTGGACCTTTTGGTCCGCAATCCAGACCCAAAAAACCTCCCGACACAGATACCTTACCGCAAAAAAGGTTCGTGCCCTATAATCACCAAACCTCCTCATTTTCGGGGATGGCTACACCGGGTATGCGGGGAGGAAGGGGCAGCATTATTCTTTCCGGCGCAATCCTTCCCTGTGGTTGTTCCCCCTTCCCCGGAAGGATTGCGCAGAAGAGTGATTCTACGCAAAACTTAAATTCTTGGAGCTATGAAAGAAATATCAATGGAGGGCGATTATTTCTCCGAATGGCTTCCCCGCTTCAGCCATCACCTGAGAATGCGTAATTATTCGCCCCGGACTGTCCGGAGCTACGAGGAGGCAATCCGCCGTTTCGCCCAGTATCTCTGGCTCCGCCGCAACGCACAACCCGACCGGCTCGTAATATACTGGAAAGACCTCGCGACGGCCCGGATTGACACCGACGTGGACGCAACGCACCTCCTTATCACCGACTATCTCTCGTTCCTCGCATCGATGCGGACGTACAAACCAACGACTCTGCATCGTGTTATTTCGACATTAAGCTCATTTTATCGGTATCTCTATGCGCAGGGCGTGGTTGTCGCAAACCCGCTGGCAGCAGTTGACCGCCCCAGGATTAAAGAGCAGGAGCTGGTGTACCTCAAGCACAGCCAGGTCATAAAACTCATAGAATCCATCCCTGATCTGCGGGACAGGCTTATTTTTCGGACTATTTATGCCACGGGCGTCCGCGTTTCAGAACTCTGCGGCATCGATATCGGCGATATTGATTTTGAGGATCACACCATCCGTGTCAGGGGAAAAGGAGGTAAAATCAGGATTGTTTTTGTCGATGAGGACACCCTTGCCGGGATACGGGTTATGGTGGCGGGACGTGTCACGGGGCCGCTGTTTGAAGGGCAGCAGGGCCATCCCCTCTCGCCCCGCACGGTACAGCATATTTTCCGGAAATACGCCCCTCCCGGCGTTACTCCTCATAAAATCCGGCACAGTTACGCAAGCGAACTCTATCGCCGGTCCCGGAATCTCCGCGTCGTGCAGGAAAATCTCGGCCATTCTTCCATCAGGACGACCGAGATCTATCTGCATACGGATCTTGATGAGAGAAAAGAGGTATACCGGCGTTATTTCCCGCTTTCAAACGGTGAATGAAGTTATTGTCATTCGTCTGTCCGTTCAGCGGGGACCGTTCCTTTTCCTGCGATATACTCTATGATGCTATACGTTCCGCGATTCCGGATTCGAGGCGTCCGCTGATAACTACGGAACCGAAGTACAGGAAGAGGGGGATACACGAGGATGTGCCCTGCCGGCACACCGATGAGTTATAATTCTGCCGGGGAGCGAGTATTTTCGCATAAGAGGCCGGGTATCCATGGTGAAGCCTGGTCATTGAATATCAGAGCGGGTAGTTGTGCACGGGACCCTGCAATGGAGTGGGATGCGCTGAGTTATCCTCCCCCCCCGATGGTACTTATCTGCGTCAATTTCTTTATCCTCTCTCTGCACCACATATTCTCTTATTACCATGCTGCTCGAACATCTCTTCTACTCGGCGGCATTCGCAATCATGGCCGGGATGGGGTACCGTCATTTCACGGGCCGCGATCCCTCATGGATCATCATCGTCTGCGCATGGGCTCCCGATATCGACCATTTTCTCTTTCCGGTTGCCCGGCGGCTGCTCGGTGTTTCCCTGATGGTCAACTCCCGCCCGCTGGACCATGGGGATCTCCACACGTTCGCGGCCCTCATTGTCTTTGCGGTACTGCTTGCTCTTTTCCTCCGTCTCCCCCCCTTTAATGTCCGTCTCCGTGACGGGCTGCTCTTCGGGGCGCTTGGATATGCCGTCCATCTTGCATGTGACATTGCAGTGTATAATCCGGCATTTCCGGTTTTCTGGCCGTTGTACTCGAAGAGCGTAGGACTGGGACTCGTTCACTATTCCCGCGATCTGTTCGGGCTTGCCGATTCGCAGGTTCTTGCCGCGGGCATTCTCCTGCTTGTGTGTGCCGTCCTCCTCCGCACGGCAATGACAGGAACCGATTGGATAGAATGCTATATGCCCGGGCGGCGGCCCCCGGGCGGGGCATGAATATCCGGTTTTTTTAAAATTACCTTCTGAAAGGTGCTTATTTTGGTGTATCCTCCATCCCGCCTCCTGCAGGGTAAAAAACCGTATGATGCTCTATATAGCAGGCTCTCCGGAGGATAAAAAAAGAGGGATAATCCGGAGGCCTGCTCCGCGGTCATCCGAGTGCGGGAACGGTATCGGCCCATGCCTCGACGGCCGCCCTGATGGAATCCTCGCCGTACGATGTGATCGTCACCCTGTTGCGGGTGAATGTCACGAAATAGAGTTCGCCCGCCGGGTCATGGCACTTCAGCCGGCAGGAGAATGCTTCGTGGGCTGCATCCCGAACGGGGCTTCCGCCCAAGGCAGTCCCGAGATCGGTATTGCCCATCACGTCAGCCGCACCTGCCGTAAATGCCGCGACAGTGGGAGCGCGGATGGTGAGGGTACCGATCTTCTTTCCCTCGGTAGTTTCGTAGTTCACCTTTACCGTATACGATTCACGGTTCCGGGCGATCCCGTCGACAACGGCACCGTCCTCCGTGTAATCCGTGCACCCGAAGGGATTGTCATCCAGTACACTCTGGATAAGGGTCTCAAATGTCGAGATGTCCGCAATCGGGGCTGCCAGCTCCCGGGTCGCGGTTTTCTGGTTGTTTGTTTCAACAAAATCTCCCATGGTTCTTCCTCCATGCGTCACCAGCAGTCGGGCGGCAGTACACCTCCTCCCGGAGGGGTTTGCTCCGCCGAAGCTGGCTGATCATATCCTTGGTTCCTCTCTGCTATAGGGGGTGGGCAGAGGGGCGGGGTGAAACTGGAGGGGTAAAAAAAGCCTGAAAAATCCCGTGCTTACCGGAATGGGATAGTCATTAATATCGGGATCATTCTCAGGACGTCGTTGTCTGTGCCTACCCCCGAGAGAAATTCACGGAGCATCTCTGCCGGGGAATGGGGTTCGGGCGATGCCGCAACGACGGGCGGTGGGAGTATGTCG harbors:
- a CDS encoding phosphoglucosamine mutase — translated: MKQQKRLFGTNGVRGIIGTGMTPELAMHIGMALASMRPGTIAVGRDTRTSGPALSGAIKAGIMACGSRVCDVGIVPTPALQYLVREGFDAGAMITASHNPPEYNGVKVIEADGTEMDDGETIALEKRIFSGNFTVKSWDLVGTEIFAPHLAERYIEAVAGAFPEGIGRGMTVVVDAGSGPASRTTPAILARLGCRVHTINTTEDGTFPGRLPEPSPAGLAPLAELVRETRAAFGVAHDGDADRAVFVDEQGDYLEENREFALMQRYACRKHPGTVVTTVSTSRLCETVAKETGCRVHYTPVGSIYVARTMLALAGAGETVSFGGEGNGGLIFPAHQHCRDGGMAAAAMVALLAGAAEPLSALSAALPPYVMIKDKIDTDDPAALCSRLIGACAGEETDLTDGIRINRPDAWALLRPSGTEPFMRLVIEGDTRTAAERLQADIMAVIGRPARN
- a CDS encoding integrase is translated as MEGDYFSEWLPRFSHHLRMRNYSPRTVRSYEEAIRRFAQYLWLRRNAQPDRLVIYWKDLATARIDTDVDATHLLITDYLSFLASMRTYKPTTLHRVISTLSSFYRYLYAQGVVVANPLAAVDRPRIKEQELVYLKHSQVIKLIESIPDLRDRLIFRTIYATGVRVSELCGIDIGDIDFEDHTIRVRGKGGKIRIVFVDEDTLAGIRVMVAGRVTGPLFEGQQGHPLSPRTVQHIFRKYAPPGVTPHKIRHSYASELYRRSRNLRVVQENLGHSSIRTTEIYLHTDLDERKEVYRRYFPLSNGE